From one Plasmodium coatneyi strain Hackeri chromosome 9, complete sequence genomic stretch:
- a CDS encoding U6 snRNA associated Sm-like protein Ls, giving the protein MVFPLTLLKCSQNQPVMVELKNGETYSGFLVFCDRFMNLHMKNIICTSKDGDKFWKISECYVRGNSVKYIRVQDEAIDQAIEETNEQKARNIGRGRGGRGRGRGSGRGTDNRGGRGGQMRGGRRGF; this is encoded by the exons ATGGTT ttccCGTTAACGTTGCTGAAGTGCTCGCAAAACCAGCCGGTG ATGGTGGAGctgaaaaatggagaaacgTACAGTGGCTTCCTCGTCTTTTGCGATCGCTTTATGAATTTAcacatgaaaaatataatttgcACGTCAAAGGATGGGGATAAATTCTGGAAAATCTCTGAATGTTACGTCAGGGGGAATAGCGTTAAATATATTCGAGTGCAGGATGAGGCCATCGATCAAGCCATAGAGGAAACGAACGAAC AAAAAGCGAGAAATATAGGCAGAGGTCGCGGAGGAAGAGGTAGGGGACGCGGGTCTGGCAGGGGCACAGACAACAGGGGTGGAAGAGGAGGCCAAAtgcgaggaggaagaaggggattCTGA